The Brevibacillus brevis genome contains a region encoding:
- the queA gene encoding tRNA preQ1(34) S-adenosylmethionine ribosyltransferase-isomerase QueA: protein MDVQQFDFDLPEHLIAQHPLEDRTSSRLLVLEKQTGNIVHQQFTNLIDHLQAGDVLVMNDSRVLPARLIGEKAETGAKIEILLLKSLGDDRWETLVKPGKRMKPGTEVVFGNGLLRCVCEDVTETGGRIVRFLYEGIFYEILDQLGSMPLPPYIHAQLEDSERYQTVYAKERGSAAAPTAGLHFTKQYLEQIAAKGVQLAYVTLHVGLGTFRPVSADSVEEHVMHAEYYEIPEETAELVNLAKAEGRRVIAVGTTSCRTLETVGRANGGKLVATSGWTDIFIYPGYTFSILDGLLTNFHLPKSTLVMLVSALAGKENVMRAYKTAVEEEYRFFSFGDAMLIL from the coding sequence GTGGACGTGCAACAATTTGACTTTGATTTGCCGGAGCATTTGATTGCTCAGCACCCGCTAGAAGACCGAACTTCATCGAGATTGCTCGTGTTAGAGAAACAAACAGGCAATATCGTTCATCAGCAATTTACCAATTTAATCGATCACCTCCAGGCAGGGGATGTACTCGTCATGAATGATAGCCGCGTTTTACCTGCCAGATTGATTGGAGAAAAGGCTGAGACTGGTGCAAAAATAGAAATCCTTTTGTTGAAATCACTTGGTGACGATCGCTGGGAGACGCTGGTGAAACCCGGGAAGCGGATGAAGCCGGGGACAGAAGTGGTTTTTGGTAACGGTCTTTTGCGTTGTGTTTGTGAAGACGTGACAGAGACAGGTGGACGAATCGTGCGCTTTTTGTACGAGGGAATTTTTTATGAGATTCTCGACCAATTAGGCTCGATGCCTTTGCCGCCGTATATTCACGCACAACTGGAGGACAGTGAGCGTTACCAGACAGTCTATGCGAAGGAGCGCGGCTCGGCAGCAGCTCCGACTGCCGGCCTCCATTTCACGAAGCAGTACTTGGAACAAATCGCTGCAAAAGGCGTACAGCTGGCTTACGTGACACTGCATGTGGGACTTGGGACTTTTCGCCCTGTATCAGCGGATTCCGTGGAAGAGCATGTCATGCACGCGGAGTACTATGAAATTCCTGAGGAAACAGCAGAGCTGGTGAACCTGGCAAAAGCAGAAGGAAGAAGAGTAATCGCTGTCGGGACGACATCCTGCCGCACATTGGAGACAGTAGGGCGCGCGAATGGAGGAAAGCTGGTGGCAACCTCTGGGTGGACGGATATTTTCATTTATCCGGGCTATACGTTTTCCATCCTGGACGGGCTCCTGACGAACTTCCACTTGCCGAAGTCTACGCTCGTCATGCTAGTGAGTGCTTTGGCTGGAAAAGAGAATGTGATGCGTGCCTACAAAACGGCTGTGGAAGAGGAGTATCGCTTCTTCAGTTTTGGCGATGCGATGTTAATTTTATAA
- a CDS encoding SpoIID/LytB domain-containing protein, which yields MDDMRKKWMGKVLSVGLLSVVLVGGQVPAQAAGDNIRVALFVDTGQGYRGVVPSVTLTAENGMEVVLNGPEGKTDLPELKGDAARYRVDEYHLIVAETGDWNRAQQIAQQMSQRKYEGSIQVAKRNGQTVYQVVSGTYDTYQAAANQAKTVAQAIGQNPLVKGPLRLEAGKFKSLQEAQEWQASFEAAGIPAYPVMVSDGDKVKYAVWIGDEASPDAVKELKRRASAAFPSFSYQEPDSQSYVILKQDVYGSPDEVIWKYVFSPQVKLTVEANKAGDESVIGVVEREQRTYRGEMELSEYNGHLTLVNELPMEEYLYGVVGSEMAPGWPMEALKTQAVLSRTRAVWQGNKYGVANVSDTVFEQAYYGYTKESEDVREAVDKTEGEIIYYQGKPAESLFYSNAGGMTADGTEVWGNPVPYLRSVESKDTSPMDKASIWYRVALADGTLGYVRNDLVTETGQSNSAGQRMAVISTENTNLRSGPSTTTHRVLSVLPTGAEVTILSEVKEENAYSWTRGPFTSTELAVMINAAHDKNKAPRISGNVTSLKVTERGPSGRVIAMEANGTPIVVSSPDAFRSVFQQGGSPLRSTKFEVEMINGSQFIFRGTGFGHGLGVSQYGARAMAEEGYDYKDILQHYYQDVTIEK from the coding sequence ATGGACGACATGAGAAAGAAATGGATGGGGAAAGTCCTTTCGGTGGGCCTGCTATCAGTAGTTCTCGTAGGAGGACAAGTACCAGCGCAGGCAGCCGGCGACAATATCAGAGTTGCGCTATTTGTGGATACAGGACAAGGCTATCGGGGAGTCGTTCCTTCCGTTACGTTAACGGCTGAAAATGGAATGGAAGTCGTGCTCAATGGACCCGAAGGCAAGACAGATTTACCTGAATTAAAGGGAGATGCAGCTCGTTACCGGGTTGATGAATATCATCTGATCGTTGCCGAAACTGGTGACTGGAATCGCGCACAACAGATTGCACAGCAAATGAGCCAACGAAAATACGAGGGCTCGATCCAGGTGGCAAAGCGCAACGGTCAGACCGTCTATCAGGTCGTAAGCGGAACGTATGATACGTATCAGGCGGCAGCCAATCAGGCAAAAACGGTTGCCCAAGCGATCGGACAGAATCCGCTGGTAAAAGGTCCACTGCGACTTGAAGCGGGTAAATTCAAAAGTTTACAGGAAGCACAAGAATGGCAAGCGTCATTTGAAGCAGCAGGTATTCCAGCTTATCCCGTGATGGTATCAGATGGGGATAAAGTCAAATATGCGGTTTGGATCGGGGACGAGGCAAGTCCTGATGCCGTGAAAGAATTGAAACGAAGAGCAAGTGCCGCATTCCCTTCTTTCTCCTATCAGGAGCCTGACAGCCAATCTTATGTTATATTGAAGCAGGATGTATACGGATCACCGGATGAAGTGATTTGGAAGTACGTATTCTCCCCTCAAGTAAAGCTGACTGTTGAAGCGAATAAAGCAGGCGATGAATCGGTGATTGGCGTTGTGGAGCGAGAGCAGCGTACATATCGCGGTGAGATGGAGCTATCGGAATACAATGGTCACTTGACGCTAGTAAATGAGCTTCCTATGGAAGAGTATCTGTATGGAGTCGTTGGCTCTGAAATGGCTCCAGGCTGGCCGATGGAAGCATTGAAAACACAGGCAGTCCTGTCGAGAACTCGTGCTGTGTGGCAAGGCAATAAGTATGGTGTTGCCAATGTGTCCGATACGGTTTTCGAACAGGCGTATTATGGTTATACAAAAGAGTCTGAGGATGTACGTGAAGCCGTTGACAAGACAGAAGGCGAAATCATTTACTACCAAGGCAAACCAGCTGAGTCGCTATTCTACTCCAATGCTGGCGGTATGACGGCAGATGGTACAGAAGTATGGGGCAATCCGGTTCCTTATTTGCGATCTGTCGAGAGTAAAGACACATCTCCAATGGACAAGGCGAGCATATGGTATCGCGTGGCTTTAGCAGATGGAACGCTCGGCTATGTAAGAAATGATCTGGTAACCGAAACAGGCCAGAGCAATTCAGCGGGACAAAGAATGGCGGTCATTTCGACCGAGAATACCAATTTGCGCTCCGGTCCAAGTACAACGACTCATCGTGTGTTGTCTGTACTCCCTACTGGCGCAGAAGTAACGATCCTCTCAGAAGTAAAAGAAGAAAATGCATATTCGTGGACACGTGGCCCGTTTACCTCAACAGAGCTTGCAGTCATGATCAATGCCGCGCATGACAAGAACAAAGCTCCACGCATTTCAGGAAACGTAACGAGCTTGAAAGTGACGGAGCGAGGGCCATCGGGACGTGTGATTGCGATGGAAGCGAACGGGACGCCGATCGTCGTTTCTTCACCGGATGCTTTCCGTTCTGTGTTTCAACAAGGTGGCTCCCCTCTGCGCAGCACAAAGTTTGAAGTAGAAATGATCAATGGTTCGCAATTCATCTTCCGTGGTACTGGCTTTGGGCACGGACTTGGCGTTTCGCAATACGGAGCTCGTGCGATGGCAGAGGAAGGGTATGACTACAAAGATATCTTGCAACACTACTACCAGGATGTGACAATCGAAAAGTAA
- a CDS encoding DUF2905 domain-containing protein has translation MNPVAKLLIIGGAALIVIGLLWQVGGRFLPLGRLPGDIVVEKENVKFYFPIVTCIVISIVLSLGMYLFRLFK, from the coding sequence GTGAATCCTGTAGCCAAGCTACTCATTATTGGTGGTGCTGCTTTAATTGTAATCGGTCTTTTGTGGCAGGTAGGAGGCAGATTTTTGCCGCTGGGGCGTTTGCCGGGAGATATCGTGGTAGAAAAGGAAAACGTCAAGTTCTACTTTCCCATTGTGACTTGTATTGTGATTAGCATCGTCCTGTCTCTTGGCATGTATTTATTCCGGCTGTTTAAATAG
- the ruvB gene encoding Holliday junction branch migration DNA helicase RuvB, translated as MDSRIITTHMNWEEDAAELSLRPRYLNEYIGQQHVKENLKIFIEAAKMRKESLDHVLLYGPPGLGKTTLSQIIANELGVNIRTTSGPAIERPGDLAAILTNLQEGDVLFIDEIHRLNRSVEEVLYPAMEDFALDIIIGKGPSARSVRLDLPPFTLVGATTRAGMLSAPLRDRFGVVNRLEFYTVPELTFIVSRAADILQVVIREGGAEEIARRSRGTPRVANRLLKRVRDFAQVKGEGVITTEIAKEALERLQVDACGLDHIDHKLLLAIIDRFDGGPVGLDTIAATIGEESQTVEDVCEPYLMQIGFMQRTPRGRVLTPSAYQHFGREMKS; from the coding sequence TTGGATTCTCGGATCATCACGACGCATATGAATTGGGAAGAAGATGCGGCGGAGCTGAGCCTCCGTCCTCGCTATTTAAACGAATACATCGGTCAACAGCACGTAAAGGAAAATCTGAAAATTTTTATTGAAGCAGCCAAAATGCGGAAAGAATCGTTGGATCACGTACTTCTGTACGGTCCGCCTGGTCTGGGGAAGACGACTCTGTCGCAAATTATCGCCAATGAGCTTGGTGTGAATATCCGCACGACGTCTGGTCCGGCAATTGAGCGTCCGGGTGATTTGGCGGCGATTTTGACGAACTTGCAAGAGGGCGACGTCCTGTTTATTGACGAGATTCACAGGCTCAACCGGAGCGTCGAGGAAGTTCTGTATCCGGCTATGGAGGATTTTGCCCTGGACATCATTATCGGTAAAGGGCCAAGCGCTCGCAGTGTCCGTTTGGACTTGCCGCCATTTACACTGGTCGGGGCCACGACGCGAGCTGGCATGCTGTCCGCGCCGCTTCGGGATCGCTTTGGGGTTGTAAATCGCCTGGAGTTTTATACAGTCCCGGAACTGACCTTTATCGTATCGCGGGCAGCCGACATCCTGCAGGTCGTCATTCGAGAAGGCGGAGCAGAGGAGATTGCCAGACGTTCACGGGGAACACCCCGGGTGGCAAACCGCTTGCTGAAGCGAGTTCGCGATTTTGCCCAAGTAAAAGGCGAAGGCGTCATTACGACAGAGATTGCCAAAGAAGCGTTGGAAAGATTGCAAGTGGATGCCTGCGGTCTCGATCATATCGACCATAAACTGTTGCTAGCGATTATTGATCGCTTTGACGGTGGACCGGTCGGACTGGATACGATCGCAGCAACAATCGGAGAAGAGTCACAAACGGTGGAAGATGTTTGCGAGCCATACCTCATGCAGATAGGCTTTATGCAGCGGACGCCGCGGGGGCGGGTTCTTACCCCGAGTGCGTACCAACACTTTGGTCGGGAGATGAAATCGTGA
- the ruvA gene encoding Holliday junction branch migration protein RuvA, which translates to MIDFVEGTLSYLDSEYIVIETGGIGYRLFCPNPYQFVRYEGSKTKLFTHHHVREDAILLYGFATRDERDLFRKLLDVSGIGPKGGLAILAAATPEQLVMAVQQENVTYLTKFPGIGKKTAQRIILDLKDKLVGYTPSAILTVAAGDLTAGEQAVSALNEALDALTALGYSDGELQKIRNTLSEKSKEGDGVEKLIKQGLALLMRG; encoded by the coding sequence ATGATTGATTTTGTAGAAGGTACACTTAGTTATCTCGATTCGGAATACATAGTCATCGAAACGGGCGGAATTGGTTATCGACTGTTTTGCCCAAACCCGTACCAATTCGTTCGGTATGAAGGCAGCAAAACCAAATTGTTTACCCATCACCACGTGCGGGAAGATGCCATTCTGCTGTACGGCTTTGCTACCCGTGACGAACGCGATTTGTTTCGCAAGCTGCTTGATGTTAGCGGAATCGGACCAAAGGGCGGCTTGGCGATTCTCGCTGCGGCGACGCCTGAACAGCTGGTGATGGCGGTTCAACAGGAGAATGTTACCTATTTGACGAAATTTCCGGGGATTGGGAAAAAGACAGCCCAGCGCATTATCCTCGATTTGAAGGATAAATTGGTAGGGTACACACCATCTGCAATTTTGACTGTTGCAGCGGGTGATTTGACAGCAGGCGAGCAAGCTGTTTCTGCACTGAACGAAGCACTCGATGCATTGACTGCACTGGGTTACTCTGATGGTGAACTTCAAAAAATCAGAAACACGCTGTCTGAGAAATCAAAAGAGGGCGATGGTGTAGAAAAGCTCATCAAACAAGGGCTTGCGTTGCTCATGAGGGGGTAG
- the ruvC gene encoding crossover junction endodeoxyribonuclease RuvC, whose product MRILGIDPGIAIVGFGVVDKEGSQLRPVQYGSIQTEAGLPVPLRLKQIFEAMQSLLETYRPDEMSVEKLFFNKNVTTAFTVGQARGVILLAAELAGVPVYEYTPMQVKQAVTGYGGAEKKQIQEMTKLLLRLKEVPKPDDVADALGIAITHAQFRAFISISEGVKK is encoded by the coding sequence ATGCGCATTTTAGGAATTGACCCTGGCATTGCGATTGTTGGCTTCGGGGTTGTGGATAAAGAGGGCAGTCAATTGCGTCCCGTCCAATATGGAAGCATTCAGACAGAAGCAGGATTGCCAGTGCCACTTAGATTGAAACAGATTTTTGAGGCAATGCAGAGCCTTCTGGAAACATATCGTCCCGATGAAATGTCCGTCGAAAAGCTTTTCTTCAATAAAAACGTGACGACGGCCTTTACAGTTGGTCAAGCGCGAGGGGTTATTTTGCTTGCGGCAGAGCTGGCTGGTGTGCCGGTCTATGAATATACCCCGATGCAGGTAAAGCAAGCCGTGACTGGATACGGGGGAGCAGAGAAGAAGCAAATACAGGAAATGACGAAGCTCCTATTGCGGTTAAAAGAAGTACCAAAGCCCGACGATGTGGCGGACGCATTGGGCATTGCCATTACGCACGCACAGTTTCGCGCGTTCATTTCCATTTCGGAAGGGGTCAAGAAATGA
- a CDS encoding BofC C-terminal domain-containing protein, whose protein sequence is MTEKKKWMVYATWGTALATGIVVGILLVGKDGNDSGLARLLNHSGKADVVAGTSYELVLARHYLCGVRDEEHVSVHANQLADVMGNYNGWEIVQAEPVKMILMKREQDIAPACKENGHIGIAADGMLTLFHGLPAEQEVVQTFYRIDTAKMEASLPKEEWENLKRGIRIRNLAEYNSVLSTYGEYQWSGQ, encoded by the coding sequence GTGACTGAGAAGAAAAAGTGGATGGTTTACGCGACGTGGGGTACAGCATTAGCCACAGGCATCGTAGTCGGTATCCTATTAGTAGGAAAGGACGGAAACGATTCGGGTCTTGCTCGTTTACTGAACCATTCAGGCAAAGCAGATGTAGTCGCGGGGACGTCGTATGAACTGGTTTTAGCTCGCCATTATTTGTGTGGAGTGCGAGACGAAGAGCATGTGTCAGTTCATGCCAATCAACTGGCAGACGTCATGGGCAACTATAATGGATGGGAAATTGTACAAGCAGAACCTGTCAAGATGATCTTAATGAAACGCGAGCAGGATATAGCACCAGCATGCAAGGAGAATGGGCATATCGGAATAGCTGCGGACGGCATGCTTACTCTCTTTCATGGTCTGCCTGCTGAACAAGAGGTCGTGCAAACCTTTTATCGAATCGATACTGCAAAAATGGAAGCGAGTCTGCCAAAAGAGGAATGGGAGAATCTGAAACGGGGGATTCGCATTCGGAATCTGGCAGAGTATAACAGTGTGTTGTCCACCTATGGCGAATACCAATGGAGTGGACAATGA
- a CDS encoding bifunctional 2',3'-cyclic-nucleotide 2'-phosphodiesterase/3'-nucleotidase translates to MKKTNKKMLTAFLLSTSLVVGALSFPLTPVSAQTGSVLKLRLLETTDIHTNIVNYDYYQDKNTDEFGLAKTATLVKKAREEVKNSILIDNGDLLQGNPLGDYVAKIDPLKAGDTHPAYKAMNLMDYDVANIGNHEFNFGLEFLDTSLKGAKFPYINSNVYVDDKDKNPDNDKNMYTPYEILERTFKDENGKDVKLKVGVIGFVPPQIMQWDKAHLEGKVIAKDIVETANKFVPEMKKKGADIIIAVPHSGIGPIEGGPQLENASYQLSKVEGIDAILFGHSHSVFPGPGFDKIPGIDAEKGTINGKPAVMPGFWGNHLGVIDLTLKQENGKWKVAESATKVVPIYDKANKASLADADKAIVDAVKEDHDKTVEWVRSAVGKTSSPIFSYFALVQDDPSIQIVTNAQKWFVEKNVKGTEYEGIPVLSAGAPFKAGGRNGVSYYSNIPAGTIAIKNVSDLYIYPNTLKAVLVDGATVKEWLERSAGQFNQIDVKKADEQPLINETFPTYNFDVIDGVTYQIDVTQPSKYAVDGKVANKDANRIKNLSFNGKPVKPEDKFIVVTNNYRASGGGAFPGLDGKNIVIDSPDENRQIVIDYILNQKNIDPAADNNWSFAPVDAKLNVTFTSSPDAKPFAEKLSNIKFINVLESGFAKFSIDLSKPASK, encoded by the coding sequence ATGAAAAAAACGAACAAAAAAATGCTGACCGCTTTCCTCCTCAGCACTTCTTTGGTTGTTGGCGCTCTCTCATTTCCTCTTACTCCTGTAAGCGCGCAAACTGGTTCTGTCCTTAAGCTCCGCCTGTTGGAAACGACTGATATCCACACCAACATCGTTAACTATGACTACTATCAAGACAAAAACACAGACGAGTTTGGCCTCGCAAAAACAGCGACATTGGTCAAAAAAGCAAGAGAAGAAGTGAAAAACAGCATCCTGATCGACAACGGTGACTTGTTGCAAGGAAACCCATTGGGCGACTACGTGGCAAAAATCGACCCGTTGAAAGCTGGAGATACTCACCCTGCTTACAAGGCAATGAACCTGATGGACTATGATGTTGCCAATATCGGTAACCACGAGTTCAACTTTGGTTTGGAGTTCTTGGACACCAGCTTGAAGGGTGCAAAATTCCCTTACATAAACTCCAACGTCTATGTAGACGACAAGGACAAAAACCCGGACAATGACAAAAACATGTACACTCCTTACGAAATCCTGGAGCGCACATTTAAAGATGAGAATGGTAAAGATGTAAAGCTCAAAGTGGGCGTTATCGGTTTTGTACCACCACAAATTATGCAGTGGGACAAGGCTCACCTGGAAGGAAAAGTAATTGCGAAGGACATCGTGGAAACTGCCAACAAATTCGTACCTGAAATGAAGAAAAAAGGTGCGGACATCATCATCGCAGTTCCTCACTCCGGAATTGGCCCTATCGAGGGTGGTCCTCAATTGGAAAACGCTAGCTACCAGCTGAGCAAAGTAGAGGGAATCGACGCGATCCTGTTCGGACACTCCCACTCCGTATTCCCAGGTCCTGGATTCGATAAAATTCCAGGCATTGATGCAGAAAAAGGAACGATCAACGGCAAACCAGCTGTGATGCCTGGCTTCTGGGGCAACCACCTCGGCGTGATCGACCTGACGCTGAAACAAGAAAACGGAAAATGGAAAGTGGCTGAGTCCGCTACCAAAGTAGTTCCGATTTATGACAAAGCGAACAAAGCATCCTTGGCTGATGCAGACAAAGCTATCGTGGATGCAGTAAAAGAAGATCACGATAAAACAGTTGAATGGGTTCGTTCTGCTGTAGGGAAAACATCTTCCCCGATCTTCAGCTACTTTGCACTTGTGCAAGATGACCCATCTATCCAAATCGTAACCAATGCACAAAAATGGTTCGTTGAGAAAAACGTGAAGGGTACAGAATACGAAGGCATTCCAGTTCTGTCTGCTGGTGCACCATTTAAAGCAGGCGGCCGTAACGGAGTAAGCTACTACTCCAATATCCCAGCTGGTACAATCGCCATCAAAAACGTATCTGACCTGTACATCTACCCGAACACATTGAAGGCGGTTCTGGTCGATGGAGCTACCGTGAAAGAATGGTTGGAGCGCTCCGCTGGACAGTTCAACCAAATCGATGTGAAGAAAGCAGATGAGCAACCACTCATCAACGAGACTTTCCCAACGTACAACTTTGATGTAATCGACGGTGTTACTTATCAAATCGATGTGACACAGCCATCCAAATACGCTGTGGATGGAAAAGTAGCAAACAAAGATGCAAACCGCATCAAAAACCTGTCTTTTAACGGCAAACCAGTAAAACCTGAAGACAAATTCATCGTCGTAACCAACAACTACCGTGCAAGCGGCGGCGGTGCGTTCCCAGGTTTGGATGGCAAAAACATCGTCATCGATTCCCCAGATGAAAACCGTCAAATCGTAATCGACTACATCCTGAACCAAAAAAATATCGACCCAGCAGCAGACAACAACTGGTCTTTTGCTCCAGTAGATGCGAAGCTGAACGTTACATTCACTTCTTCTCCTGACGCGAAACCATTCGCTGAAAAATTGTCCAATATCAAGTTCATCAACGTATTGGAATCTGGGTTTGCGAAATTCTCCATTGATCTGTCCAAGCCTGCTTCCAAGTAA
- a CDS encoding phosphotransferase, with the protein MNKGILSTIEKAFRCQIYGVKPKRNVNLLKTDRGHWILKGYKQVEKAVWVTELADALHEKGFHHTVQYVANQEGSKIFAFEGRHYTIMKMIDGHEADNASLFDVKKTAETLARFHVAAQGFPIDLSYAYEGKPALLDKWESRLEYFERLMWSIEQKGPQSKLEQLISQQADHVLRDGKELLQSAYKLPLTPEMYVAMERGTLAHRDVASHNFLLTERGSCYLIDLDTVGHDLQLVDLVQLMSRMLLMQEYRMDSFVEAMEAYSNVNYLSDTQIWAVHQLLRYPDNFLREVTGLYSQRPGYHMRGVMQLIQMEGKVMANRQRFLNDGERIFQRSPWGHYHFVG; encoded by the coding sequence ATGAACAAAGGAATCCTATCCACCATTGAAAAGGCTTTTCGCTGTCAAATCTACGGGGTGAAGCCGAAGCGAAACGTCAACCTGTTAAAAACAGACCGGGGCCACTGGATACTCAAAGGATATAAGCAGGTCGAAAAAGCTGTGTGGGTGACAGAGTTAGCAGATGCACTACATGAGAAGGGCTTTCATCATACCGTGCAGTATGTGGCGAATCAGGAAGGGTCCAAAATTTTTGCGTTTGAAGGGCGCCATTACACCATCATGAAAATGATTGATGGCCATGAAGCAGATAACGCTTCTCTTTTCGATGTCAAAAAAACAGCAGAAACATTGGCACGTTTTCATGTTGCAGCTCAGGGCTTTCCTATTGACCTTTCGTATGCGTATGAAGGAAAACCGGCTCTTTTAGATAAATGGGAGAGCCGCTTGGAATACTTTGAGCGGCTGATGTGGTCGATTGAACAGAAAGGCCCCCAGAGCAAACTGGAGCAACTCATTTCCCAACAGGCAGATCACGTCCTTCGAGATGGCAAGGAGCTGCTTCAATCTGCTTACAAGCTGCCTTTGACGCCAGAAATGTATGTAGCCATGGAGCGGGGGACACTCGCACACAGAGACGTGGCGAGCCATAACTTTTTGCTTACGGAGCGAGGCAGTTGCTATTTGATTGACCTTGATACTGTCGGTCATGATCTTCAGCTGGTTGACCTCGTACAATTGATGTCGCGGATGCTACTGATGCAGGAATACCGCATGGATTCATTCGTGGAAGCGATGGAAGCTTACAGTAACGTCAACTATTTATCGGATACTCAGATTTGGGCTGTGCATCAATTGCTTCGCTATCCGGATAATTTCTTGCGGGAGGTAACGGGCTTGTATAGTCAGCGCCCGGGCTACCACATGCGGGGTGTCATGCAGTTGATCCAAATGGAAGGCAAAGTGATGGCGAATCGCCAACGCTTTTTAAACGACGGAGAACGAATTTTCCAACGATCTCCGTGGGGGCATTACCATTTTGTTGGATAG
- a CDS encoding prolipoprotein diacylglyceryl transferase: MPTAELSATTGKSVATDAAELSATTGKSVATDAAKLPAATGKSVATDAAKLPAATGKSVATDATKLPATTGKSIATDATKLSAATGKSIATDAAKLSTSTCESVAAAEAAFEGEPRTAAQAAFKSESATEAEAINEGKPRARPQAISTGAAIPAIPTSVPATMPAISALPTVGEPVDWPVSSKSTADSESRTNSTNQSISNRPTTDQTDAVSLSMPTTISTHAIKAATSEEACVPGTSGVIIM; this comes from the coding sequence TTGCCCACAGCCGAATTATCCGCCACCACGGGTAAGTCCGTTGCAACCGATGCAGCCGAACTATCCGCCACCACGGGTAAGTCCGTTGCAACCGATGCAGCCAAACTACCCGCCGCCACGGGTAAGTCCGTTGCAACCGATGCAGCCAAACTACCCGCCGCCACGGGTAAGTCCGTTGCAACCGATGCAACCAAACTACCCGCCACCACGGGTAAGTCCATTGCAACCGATGCAACCAAACTATCCGCCGCCACGGGTAAGTCCATTGCAACCGATGCAGCCAAACTATCCACCTCCACGTGTGAGTCCGTTGCGGCCGCAGAAGCCGCCTTCGAAGGTGAGCCCAGAACAGCAGCTCAAGCCGCCTTCAAAAGTGAGTCCGCAACAGAAGCTGAAGCCATCAACGAGGGTAAGCCCAGAGCAAGACCGCAGGCCATCTCCACAGGTGCGGCCATTCCAGCCATTCCCACCTCCGTTCCCGCCACCATGCCCGCCATTTCCGCCTTGCCCACCGTGGGGGAACCCGTGGATTGGCCCGTTTCATCCAAATCGACGGCCGATAGTGAGTCCAGAACAAATTCGACCAATCAATCCATTTCCAATCGTCCCACCACCGATCAGACCGATGCCGTTTCCTTATCCATGCCCACCACCATTTCCACCCATGCCATTAAAGCGGCCACGAGCGAAGAAGCCTGTGTGCCCGGAACCAGTGGAGTCATCATCATGTGA
- the pheA gene encoding prephenate dehydratase, producing the protein MEKKLAFLGPRGTFTEEAARILSLGQKLSFVPYPSIIEVLDAVSKNEVAYGVVPMENSIEGTVNSTLDWLIHEVDLPILAELALPITQNLLVAKREHPLPLSAIKRVMSHPQAIAQSHNFLRENLPEAAIETVNSTALAAKMVSEHPEEPWAAVGTRLNVEIYPLEFAREQIQDYSNNYTRFVLVGQESLELPVSRKEKTTILVTLPEDFPGALYQVLAAFAWRKVNLSRIESRPTKKALGSYYFVIDIEQKMDDVLLPGAFAEIEAIGCQVRQLGTYPFYMHQTNS; encoded by the coding sequence ATGGAGAAGAAACTTGCTTTTCTAGGACCGCGTGGAACGTTTACCGAAGAAGCAGCGAGGATATTGTCGCTCGGACAAAAGCTGTCTTTCGTTCCGTACCCAAGTATTATTGAAGTACTAGACGCTGTTTCCAAAAATGAAGTGGCATACGGTGTTGTACCGATGGAAAACTCCATTGAAGGAACGGTCAACTCTACACTCGATTGGCTCATTCACGAAGTAGATCTGCCCATTTTGGCGGAGCTCGCACTGCCGATTACGCAAAACTTGTTGGTGGCAAAAAGAGAGCACCCATTGCCTTTGTCCGCGATTAAGAGAGTAATGTCACATCCTCAAGCGATTGCACAAAGCCACAACTTTTTGCGTGAGAATTTGCCGGAAGCAGCGATTGAAACGGTAAACAGTACGGCATTGGCTGCAAAAATGGTGAGTGAGCATCCAGAAGAGCCGTGGGCTGCTGTTGGAACTCGATTGAATGTAGAGATTTATCCATTGGAGTTTGCACGTGAACAAATTCAAGATTATTCGAATAACTACACGCGCTTTGTTCTTGTCGGTCAGGAAAGTCTTGAGCTGCCGGTTTCCCGCAAGGAAAAGACGACCATACTGGTCACGCTGCCGGAAGATTTCCCGGGAGCCTTGTATCAAGTGCTGGCTGCTTTTGCTTGGAGAAAAGTCAACTTGTCTCGCATCGAATCACGTCCAACGAAGAAAGCACTCGGAAGCTATTATTTTGTCATCGACATTGAGCAGAAGATGGACGACGTCTTGTTGCCAGGAGCGTTTGCGGAGATTGAAGCTATTGGTTGTCAAGTTCGCCAGCTCGGGACGTATCCATTTTATATGCATCAGACCAATTCCTAG